TGTTTCATTTTTGGAAAACAGGGGCAAGTTTATTCTCATGATCTAGGGAAAAGGCACGAGCCAAGTACACAGGCTgggactttttatttttccagctgATCCAGGCAGTGATCTCTCAGGACTCCCATTTAGAAGTAAGAGCTTAGACAGAAAATCCATGTTTGCTCAGAATCCTTTATGTTAGGAGCCCTGTGAGGGTAGGACTTGTTTTTCTGGTAGGTGAATCTAGAGGGCAATACAAGTTGGATAGCAATATCTAAGGAAAGAATCCAGTGTCCCTGGTCTTGAAAACACACTCTTTTATAAGTCCGGTGTACTCTGGACACTAAGGTTAGAATATCATCTCTTGGATCTTTAAGATCTGCCCTTGAGAAGGAAGGGCAGGAAAACAACATGGAGCTTTGCGGACAAGAACCCTTAGACAACTGTTGAGGATGAATCAAGTCATTTGGGGGTGCACTTCCATGCTGGTGTACACATGGTAAAAACAATAAGTCTAACAATGATAGTGCAGCTATGCCacataaatcaatttttaatataGGAAGTTTCTACTGCTTTGGCCAATAAACTTCAACAATTTCTGTTGTACGTTTCTTGGAAATGCATTAGttactttcttgtttttctaCTGAACAAACTTCCCTTGATGGTACAATGTCATAGAAAGACTATAAAAAACTGTAACATGGAGTCATATGCTCTCAGGAACTCCTTGCAACCATATTAAATGACTCCAgagttttaaaactatttcatgTGCTCACTTGCACAGTGTTTTAAATATAGATTCCATATGTCCCATCAACGTCAGTTATACGCCTGCTGCTCTGAGGACACTGACTGTTAATGGAGAGATGTACTGTCTTGCTACTTCCCAGGTTTTCATTGGCTGTGGGCCAAGAAACCtcacagacttcccaggtggttcagtggtaaagaatctgcctgccaacgcaggataCGCAGAAGACTCAGGGTTgtcggaggaggaaatggcaatacactccagtattattgccaggataatcccatggacacaggagcctggtaggttacagtccatggggtcacaaagagtcagacatgactgaagcgcctgaacacacacatgcaagaaACCACATTTTTGGGGACTGGATGTTAAGACTGAGTAAGGCAACAGGCTCGTGTTTCTCACTAGACTGAATATTCCTAGAAAATAACTAATCATTGCTACCTTTGAGCCCCCAAAATGTCTAGCATGGTATTTTTATACCATGGCCCTAAGCAAATGTTTTCTGATTTGAATTAAACAAGTATGAGCTATGTTTTTTTTACATCTACTTCAGCTCCTCAAGCATTgttagcttaatttttttttaaggtaggttGCCAAGAACAGAATTTGCAAGATAAGTGATCTCCCTATAAATGACATTATTCTTGTGGTCCAGAAACATAAACACAGCAAGGTGAAGGATCAGTGTAATTCTAGATGATTATTAGTTCCTTCTTTTGTCTTATGGGGACTTTTGAATTATCAGGATAAGGACTGCTCCTATGATGTGAAAAAGTTACATAAAACCAAAGATTATTTCAGCAGTTTTATGGAAAAAAGACTTTaatgagaagggaatggaagCAACGAGGATACTACAGGAATGAAGACAGTGatttttagggaagaaaaaaaatggtagaaaaaaataaataggatctGGTAATAAATAAGATACAGAGAAGGAAGGTGgtagaggaaaaacagaaaatgtttgtaCATTGGCGCAGGATCCCCACGGCGAGGCGGAAGCCGCGCGGCAGCCTGAATGCGCGCGGAGCCTCCGGACCGGCAGCGTTTGAGCCGCCATCATGGTGCGGAAGCTTAAGTTTCACGAGCAGAAGCTGCTGAAGCATGTGGACTTCCTGAACTGGGAGGTCACAGACCACAACCTGCATGAGCTACGCGTGTTGCGGCGTTATCGGCTGCAGCGGCGCGAGGACTATACGCGCTACAACCAGCTGAGCCGTTCTGTGCGCGAGCTGGCCCGGCGCCTGCGCGATCTGCCGGAGCGTGACCCGTTTCGCGTGCGCTCCTCGGCCGCGCTGCTGGATAAGCTGTATGCGCTCGGCCTAGTGCCCACGCGGGGGTCGCTGGAGCTCTGCGATTTCGTCACGGCCTCGTCCTTTTGCCGCCGCCGCCTGCCCACGGTGCTGCTTAAGCTGCGCATGGCTCAGCACCTCCAGGCCGCTGTGGCATTCGTGGAGCAGGGCCACGTGCGCGTGGGCCCCGACGTGGTCACAGACCCCGCCTTCCTTGTCACGCGAAGCATGGAGGACTTTGTCACCTGGGTTGACTCGTCCAAGATCAAGCGGCACGTGCTGGAGTACAATGAGGAGCGTGACGACTTCGATTTGGACGCCTAGCGGATGTCCCCTCGCCAGGACTGCATTTTGTAGATAGGGAAGCTGAGACACAAGCTTCAGATTCTGTGAAGGCGCGTCTCCGCAAGAGTGTATCAGCCAGTCGTCGGTTCTTAAGAACTTGCCTCCTCAGCTACAGGCCACGCGCGGAGCCAAAGGGTACGCCCTTTTCCACGAAATTTTCTTAGCTCTTGGACAATTGGTAATTCAGTGACTGCCGTAAGAAACAATAGGAAGCGGTTTTGTGCTGCACTGGGGAATTGTTATGTTCTTGTACCTGAAACATTGCGGTGTGAATGCAAGGACTTGGGATGGGGGAGGGCCTACCCTCGCCCCCAGCTTTCCTTTCGTTTCTTTGTAACAGGAAGTGtggtttaatttatttaactCAAATCCTTGCTCTTGTTCCTGATTAAACTATATAGATGTTGTAGAGGTTGGTCTCAAGTTTTCATAAAATGGATAAGATTTTAGTGTTCAAGGTTCTTTCTCTTGTTTAAAGGAATGCTCTCCTAATGCCAATAAATGACCTACCTGCTTtttaagtgcaaaaaaaaaaaaaaagtttgtacaATGGTAtgcttattctttcattttccgaacatattaacatttattgagcacccactcCTACTCGAGTAAGTTTAGTGGGGTCTAGTACCACTAATAATGGAGAAAATCAGAATCAAAGGGTGGTTTTGGAGGAAGGGAAGACAATGATGGCTTGGAAGTTActaggaaacaaaataaatatcactAGTTCAACATGGGTAAACAGAAGACTAAAGCAAGAATAAGTCATAGTTGAACATGTAAACATGAAAATCTACAAATATATGGCAGATGAGACAAAAATGGGgagaatcagaaagaaagaattcgAAGTCATTTATGAAGTCATCTTGAAATAGTCATTTAACATCTAGCCAGGGTTGCCTTGTGATTTAATTGAAATGATAGTGACTATCAAAAACATAAGAAATACAAAAGGTACTGTACGTGAAATGTACTAAATAGTACaaagttttgcacaacaaaaactataagcaaggtgaaaagacagccctcagattgagagaaaataatagcaaacaaagcaacagacaaaggattaatctcaaaaatttacaagcaactcctgcagctcaattccagaaaaataaatgacccaatcaaaaaatgggccaaagaactaaacagacatttctccaaagaagacatacagatggctaacaaacacatgaaaagatgctcaacatcactcatcatcagagaaatgcaaatcaaaaccacaatgaggtaccattacacgccagtcaggatggctgctatccaaaagtatacaagcaataaatgctggagagggtgtggagaaaagggaaccctcttacactgttggtgggaatgcaaactagtatagccgctatggagaacagtgtggagatttcttaaaaaactggaaatagaactgccatatgacccagcaatcccacttctgggcatacacaccgaggaaaccagatctgaaagagacacgtgcaccccaatgttcatcacagcactgtttatcatagccaggacatggaagcaacctagatgcccaccagcagacgaatggataaggaagctgtggtacatatacaccatggaatattactcagccattaaaaagaattcatttgaatcagttctaatgaggtggatgaaactggagcccattatatagagtgaagtaagccagaaagataaagaacattacagcatactaacacatatacatggaatttagaaagatggtaaagataaccctatatgcaaaacaga
Above is a genomic segment from Odocoileus virginianus isolate 20LAN1187 ecotype Illinois chromosome 15, Ovbor_1.2, whole genome shotgun sequence containing:
- the LOC110135838 gene encoding U3 small nucleolar ribonucleoprotein protein IMP3-like codes for the protein MVRKLKFHEQKLLKHVDFLNWEVTDHNLHELRVLRRYRLQRREDYTRYNQLSRSVRELARRLRDLPERDPFRVRSSAALLDKLYALGLVPTRGSLELCDFVTASSFCRRRLPTVLLKLRMAQHLQAAVAFVEQGHVRVGPDVVTDPAFLVTRSMEDFVTWVDSSKIKRHVLEYNEERDDFDLDA